A genomic region of Parus major isolate Abel chromosome 14, Parus_major1.1, whole genome shotgun sequence contains the following coding sequences:
- the CIAO3 gene encoding cytosolic iron-sulfur assembly component 3 isoform X3, protein MAARFSGVLQLTELDDFIAPSQECIKPVKVDKKPGKAAAKIRIEADGSYFQVNQDGEAQKLEKAKITLNDCLACSGCITSAESVLVSQQSHGELCKVLALNKAAAAHEQKLVVVSVSPQSRASLAARCKLGLLETAQKLTTFLKSLGVHHVFDTTFSRNFSLLESQREFVRRFHRQADDKKALPMLASACPGWICYAEKTHGSFIIPHISTTKSPQQVMGSLVKGYFAEQQHLPPDRIYHVTVMPCYDKKLEASRPDFFNQEYQTRDVDCVITTGEVLKLLEQEGVSLSDVDPSPLDTMNKDFQEVTLERDGEVLLQFALAYGFRNIQNLVQKLKRGKCPYHYVEVMACPSGCLNGGGQIKLEGESSKEELQQVERLYESLRAEIPEENQAVGELYQHWLGGWGSEKVLEVLHTQYHAVEKANSALNIKW, encoded by the exons ATGGCGGCCCGGTTCAGCGGGGTGCTGCAGCTGACGGAGCTCGACGATTTCATCGCTCCCTCGCAG GAATGCATCAAGCCTGTAAAAGTGGataaaaagcctggaaaagcagcagccaagATCAGAATCGAAGCTGATGGAAGTTATTTCCAGGTCAATCAG GATGGGGAAGCACAAAAGCTGGAGAAGGCCAAAATCACCCTGAACGATTGCCTGGCCTGCAGTGGCTGCATCACCTCGGCTGAGAGCGTCCTGGTCAGCCAGCAGAGCCACGGGGAGCTCTGCAAGGTGCTGGCTCTCAACAAG gctgctgctgcccatgaGCAGAAACTGGTGGTGGTTTCTGTCTCTCCCCAGTCCAGAGCCTCCCTGGCTGCAAGGTGcaagctggggctgctggagacAGCTCAGAAGCTGACCACGTTCCTCAAGAGTTTAG GTGTGCACCACGTGTTTGACACAACTTTCTCCAGGAACTTCAGCCTCCTGGAGAGCCAGAGGGAGTTTGTGAGACGCTTCCACAGACAAGCAGACGACAAAAAGGCTCTGCCCATGCTGGCCTCTGCCTGCCCAG GTTGGATCTGCTACGCAGAGAAAACCCACGGCAGCTTCATCATTCCCCACATCAGCACCACCAAATCCCCCCAGCAGGTGATGGGCTCCCTGGTCAAGGGCTactttgcagagcagcag CACCTGCCCCCTGACAGGATCTACCACGTCACAGTCATGCCCTGCTATGACAAAAAGCTGGAGGCCTCCAGGCCAGACTTTTTCAACCAGGAATACCAGACCAGGGATGTGGATTGTGTCATCACCACAG GAGAAgtgctgaagctgctggagcaagAAGGAGTGTCCCTGTCAGATGTGGATCCCTCTCCCCTGGACACCAT GAACAAGGACTTCCAGGAGGTGACcctggagagggatggagaggtCCTGCTCCAGTTTGCCCTGGCCTATGGCTTCAGGAACATCCAGAACCTGGTGCAGAAGCTGAAGCGAGGGAAGTGCCCCTATCACTACGTGGAGGTCATGGCCTGTCCCTCAG GCTGTTTGAATGGAGGAGGGCAAATCAAACTGGAGGGGGAATCCAgcaaggaggagctgcagcaggtggaGAGGTTGTATGAATCCCTGAGGGCTGAGATTCCAGAGGAGAACCAGGCTGTGGGGGAGCTCTACCAGCACTGGCTGGGGGGCTGGGGCTCAGAGAAGGTTCTGGAAGTGCTGCACACACAATACCACGCCGTGGAGAAAGCAAACTCTGCCCTCAACATCAAGTGGTGA
- the CIAO3 gene encoding cytosolic iron-sulfur assembly component 3 isoform X1, whose protein sequence is MAARFSGVLQLTELDDFIAPSQECIKPVKVDKKPGKAAAKIRIEADGSYFQVNQDGEAQKLEKAKITLNDCLACSGCITSAESVLVSQQSHGELCKVLALNKAAAAHEQKLVVVSVSPQSRASLAARCKLGLLETAQKLTTFLKSLGVHHVFDTTFSRNFSLLESQREFVRRFHRQADDKKALPMLASACPGWICYAEKTHGSFIIPHISTTKSPQQVMGSLVKGYFAEQQHLPPDRIYHVTVMPCYDKKLEASRPDFFNQEYQTRDVDCVITTGEVLKLLEQEGVSLSDVDPSPLDTMLGRAAEELSSHRGGGSGGYLEHVFRHAALELFGIHVGSIHYKPLKNKDFQEVTLERDGEVLLQFALAYGFRNIQNLVQKLKRGKCPYHYVEVMACPSGCLNGGGQIKLEGESSKEELQQVERLYESLRAEIPEENQAVGELYQHWLGGWGSEKVLEVLHTQYHAVEKANSALNIKW, encoded by the exons ATGGCGGCCCGGTTCAGCGGGGTGCTGCAGCTGACGGAGCTCGACGATTTCATCGCTCCCTCGCAG GAATGCATCAAGCCTGTAAAAGTGGataaaaagcctggaaaagcagcagccaagATCAGAATCGAAGCTGATGGAAGTTATTTCCAGGTCAATCAG GATGGGGAAGCACAAAAGCTGGAGAAGGCCAAAATCACCCTGAACGATTGCCTGGCCTGCAGTGGCTGCATCACCTCGGCTGAGAGCGTCCTGGTCAGCCAGCAGAGCCACGGGGAGCTCTGCAAGGTGCTGGCTCTCAACAAG gctgctgctgcccatgaGCAGAAACTGGTGGTGGTTTCTGTCTCTCCCCAGTCCAGAGCCTCCCTGGCTGCAAGGTGcaagctggggctgctggagacAGCTCAGAAGCTGACCACGTTCCTCAAGAGTTTAG GTGTGCACCACGTGTTTGACACAACTTTCTCCAGGAACTTCAGCCTCCTGGAGAGCCAGAGGGAGTTTGTGAGACGCTTCCACAGACAAGCAGACGACAAAAAGGCTCTGCCCATGCTGGCCTCTGCCTGCCCAG GTTGGATCTGCTACGCAGAGAAAACCCACGGCAGCTTCATCATTCCCCACATCAGCACCACCAAATCCCCCCAGCAGGTGATGGGCTCCCTGGTCAAGGGCTactttgcagagcagcag CACCTGCCCCCTGACAGGATCTACCACGTCACAGTCATGCCCTGCTATGACAAAAAGCTGGAGGCCTCCAGGCCAGACTTTTTCAACCAGGAATACCAGACCAGGGATGTGGATTGTGTCATCACCACAG GAGAAgtgctgaagctgctggagcaagAAGGAGTGTCCCTGTCAGATGTGGATCCCTCTCCCCTGGACACCAT GCTCGGCAGGGCTGCggaggagctgagcagccacCGCGGCGGGGGCTCGGGGGGGTACCTGGAGCACGTCTTCAGACACGCGGCCCTGGAGCTCTTCGGGATCCATGTGGGCTCAATCCACTACAAACCTCTCAA GAACAAGGACTTCCAGGAGGTGACcctggagagggatggagaggtCCTGCTCCAGTTTGCCCTGGCCTATGGCTTCAGGAACATCCAGAACCTGGTGCAGAAGCTGAAGCGAGGGAAGTGCCCCTATCACTACGTGGAGGTCATGGCCTGTCCCTCAG GCTGTTTGAATGGAGGAGGGCAAATCAAACTGGAGGGGGAATCCAgcaaggaggagctgcagcaggtggaGAGGTTGTATGAATCCCTGAGGGCTGAGATTCCAGAGGAGAACCAGGCTGTGGGGGAGCTCTACCAGCACTGGCTGGGGGGCTGGGGCTCAGAGAAGGTTCTGGAAGTGCTGCACACACAATACCACGCCGTGGAGAAAGCAAACTCTGCCCTCAACATCAAGTGGTGA
- the CIAO3 gene encoding cytosolic iron-sulfur assembly component 3 isoform X2 — translation MMLEKCHSCSKGECIKPVKVDKKPGKAAAKIRIEADGSYFQVNQDGEAQKLEKAKITLNDCLACSGCITSAESVLVSQQSHGELCKVLALNKAAAAHEQKLVVVSVSPQSRASLAARCKLGLLETAQKLTTFLKSLGVHHVFDTTFSRNFSLLESQREFVRRFHRQADDKKALPMLASACPGWICYAEKTHGSFIIPHISTTKSPQQVMGSLVKGYFAEQQHLPPDRIYHVTVMPCYDKKLEASRPDFFNQEYQTRDVDCVITTGEVLKLLEQEGVSLSDVDPSPLDTMLGRAAEELSSHRGGGSGGYLEHVFRHAALELFGIHVGSIHYKPLKNKDFQEVTLERDGEVLLQFALAYGFRNIQNLVQKLKRGKCPYHYVEVMACPSGCLNGGGQIKLEGESSKEELQQVERLYESLRAEIPEENQAVGELYQHWLGGWGSEKVLEVLHTQYHAVEKANSALNIKW, via the exons ATGATGCTGGAAAAGTGTCATTCCTGTTCCAAAGGG GAATGCATCAAGCCTGTAAAAGTGGataaaaagcctggaaaagcagcagccaagATCAGAATCGAAGCTGATGGAAGTTATTTCCAGGTCAATCAG GATGGGGAAGCACAAAAGCTGGAGAAGGCCAAAATCACCCTGAACGATTGCCTGGCCTGCAGTGGCTGCATCACCTCGGCTGAGAGCGTCCTGGTCAGCCAGCAGAGCCACGGGGAGCTCTGCAAGGTGCTGGCTCTCAACAAG gctgctgctgcccatgaGCAGAAACTGGTGGTGGTTTCTGTCTCTCCCCAGTCCAGAGCCTCCCTGGCTGCAAGGTGcaagctggggctgctggagacAGCTCAGAAGCTGACCACGTTCCTCAAGAGTTTAG GTGTGCACCACGTGTTTGACACAACTTTCTCCAGGAACTTCAGCCTCCTGGAGAGCCAGAGGGAGTTTGTGAGACGCTTCCACAGACAAGCAGACGACAAAAAGGCTCTGCCCATGCTGGCCTCTGCCTGCCCAG GTTGGATCTGCTACGCAGAGAAAACCCACGGCAGCTTCATCATTCCCCACATCAGCACCACCAAATCCCCCCAGCAGGTGATGGGCTCCCTGGTCAAGGGCTactttgcagagcagcag CACCTGCCCCCTGACAGGATCTACCACGTCACAGTCATGCCCTGCTATGACAAAAAGCTGGAGGCCTCCAGGCCAGACTTTTTCAACCAGGAATACCAGACCAGGGATGTGGATTGTGTCATCACCACAG GAGAAgtgctgaagctgctggagcaagAAGGAGTGTCCCTGTCAGATGTGGATCCCTCTCCCCTGGACACCAT GCTCGGCAGGGCTGCggaggagctgagcagccacCGCGGCGGGGGCTCGGGGGGGTACCTGGAGCACGTCTTCAGACACGCGGCCCTGGAGCTCTTCGGGATCCATGTGGGCTCAATCCACTACAAACCTCTCAA GAACAAGGACTTCCAGGAGGTGACcctggagagggatggagaggtCCTGCTCCAGTTTGCCCTGGCCTATGGCTTCAGGAACATCCAGAACCTGGTGCAGAAGCTGAAGCGAGGGAAGTGCCCCTATCACTACGTGGAGGTCATGGCCTGTCCCTCAG GCTGTTTGAATGGAGGAGGGCAAATCAAACTGGAGGGGGAATCCAgcaaggaggagctgcagcaggtggaGAGGTTGTATGAATCCCTGAGGGCTGAGATTCCAGAGGAGAACCAGGCTGTGGGGGAGCTCTACCAGCACTGGCTGGGGGGCTGGGGCTCAGAGAAGGTTCTGGAAGTGCTGCACACACAATACCACGCCGTGGAGAAAGCAAACTCTGCCCTCAACATCAAGTGGTGA